Below is a genomic region from Rana temporaria chromosome 3, aRanTem1.1, whole genome shotgun sequence.
ACTTTTCTGCTACCAGCGTGCACACCTATGCTAGGCTGAGGACACTGCCCTGACCTGCAGGTGAATTTCCATGATGATTTAATAGTGTCAGGTGCAGTATACTTCGAAAGAAAGGCGAAACTTAAAACCAGAGAGTGTCATTTGCAACATATTTGTATTCTTGTCTCTTTTTGCTGCTTTTGTCTAGTGCACCAGGATCAAGTGACATGCACGGAAGAGcaaatttatttcttttttattgacTGAATGTTCTACTTGAAACATGCAGTTATCATTTTACTCAATATTTTTGTTCTTCGGAGCTACATTAGTGAGCAATCAAAAATTACAGAAAGATCTAAACACTGTGCAAGGAGATGGCTCAAGATGGTGCCACGGTGTGTATTCCTACTTTAACAAAGTTTCTTTAGGAAAGACATCCAATCAAACTTTTGACTGGAACTCTCCCCATGAAGGTTATTTTAGGAACCTTATTTGTCAATTCATACATGGGAGCTTAAGTAAACCTAAGGAACCTGTATTGACTGAACAGAAGGTACACTGGCCAAGTGACATGCAAGAAGCAGACAGAACTCCATCACCAAATATGCAATCTGATACCTTTTTCTGGGAGCATAGAAAGGTGAACAACACATCCATGGAAACCAGGTATACTGAGCAACAAAATAACAAGGATCAGGTTATGATTCACAGACAGGCTAGAAATAAAAGGGAAACATACGAGTGGCAACGGAAGAAAGGCAATGAAAACTCCAGTAAATCCAACAACGAAAAAAAGTTCTATGCGGACTggaatgaaactttacaaagtcCAGTTGCAGGAAAAGAGACAGAACCGCATGCCTTGTCCTTAAACGGATCTATTCCCTTTGCTGCAAATGATCTTAAAGTGTTTTCTGACAATATGGAGGTTAATCAAGCATTGGTACCTAAAAATGCAACCAAcaataaaaaattgcacataAAGAATCCATTTTATCCATTGACAGAAGATTCATATGGTGCCTATGCAGTTATGTGTTTATCTATTATCATTTTTGTAATTGGCATAATGGGCAATATGGCTGTAATGTGTATAGTCTGCCACAATTACTATATGAGAAGTATATCTAATTCACTTTTGGCAAATTTGGCCTTCTGGGACTTTTTGATTATCTTTTTTTGCCTTCCACTTGTGATATTTCACGAACTTACTAAAAAATGGCTACTGGAAGACCTGTCTTGCAAGATCATACCGTACATAGAGGTAATCATTATGACTTTTATAACATATGTTTGACATTTCTAAAGTAGATTTGTTATTATCCAAGCTCCTCAAGTATTTGTCATTCTGAGACCTATTTAACTCTGTGACCTTTATGTGGTTTGAGAGGTCAACCTGGCCAAAAGTAATATTTAGTGTTGGGTTAAGCCAATTGGTTTCCTATATTTCTTGTGGTCTTTAGGAACAGGCTTTCCTGACATGCTAACTAGATGTGTTCCCATTAACCTTGGAGTCTCACTACTTTcgccccaaaaaaatgaaaacaagtgTTCATACTTCTGTCCAGGTGTACAGACTCGAAAAGCCCAAAGATCTCACCACTGAAACACGTGAAAGACGTGAAACTCACCAGTTGAATACTTGAGAGATATAAACTGTTGGGTGATTAAATCCCCCAGCCTGCAGACAAGATAAATTAACAGAATGTTGCTTTTAGGTGGACCaacaatttataaatatttgCCATACTTGAAACTGTAAATGCTTAGTTTATCTTATGGTAAATGCTTGCTTTGTCGTAATCGTAATATTCATGCTTAAATTTTAGCAATCAAAGTCAAAAACAGGAAACTTGGTGCTTGCATGCTGTTGTGGAACTGCATCTCCCAGCAAGTCCTTCAACTATGGTATACATGTACCATGCTGTCATGGAACTATAAGTCCCAGTACAGTCTATGATTCCACTATAAGA
It encodes:
- the GPR37 gene encoding prosaposin receptor GPR37; protein product: MQLSFYSIFLFFGATLVSNQKLQKDLNTVQGDGSRWCHGVYSYFNKVSLGKTSNQTFDWNSPHEGYFRNLICQFIHGSLSKPKEPVLTEQKVHWPSDMQEADRTPSPNMQSDTFFWEHRKVNNTSMETRYTEQQNNKDQVMIHRQARNKRETYEWQRKKGNENSSKSNNEKKFYADWNETLQSPVAGKETEPHALSLNGSIPFAANDLKVFSDNMEVNQALVPKNATNNKKLHIKNPFYPLTEDSYGAYAVMCLSIIIFVIGIMGNMAVMCIVCHNYYMRSISNSLLANLAFWDFLIIFFCLPLVIFHELTKKWLLEDLSCKIIPYIEVASLGVTTFTLCALCIDRFRAATNVQMYYEMIENCTSTTAKLAVIWVGALLLALPEVVLRQLTKDESALSANTLSERCVVKISTDLPDTIYVLALTYDGARLWWYFGCYFCLPTLFTITCSLVTARKIKRAEKACTRGNKRQIQLEGQMNCTVVALTILYGFCIIPENICNIVTAYMSTGVSRQTLDLLHLISQFLLFFKSCVTPVLLFCLCKPFSRAFMECCCCCCDECIQKSSTATSDDNDNEYTTELELSPFSTIRREMSTFASVGTHC